The following coding sequences lie in one Bacillota bacterium genomic window:
- a CDS encoding ABC transporter permease: protein MLSELGRVLYRDLQGLLKSPFRFVFVVGPVLSFLLFAPALAQAVGSIRVGTVEMNYAAFVVPGLLVLNSMALGLRASFSVWMDKMMRQLEVLFALPIRRATLLASISITGVLDVLMVNSILILISTPVLGDRIRWSLGTIAAVWVVSALSGAAWALLGVSAAAIIERSESYNLFMNLLGTPLMFTSCVYYPLAAIPGWIRPLAYVNPLTYATNLLRGLLSGAHGWLGLDLIVVVVFVALAAASAAFFYPRCLR from the coding sequence GTGCTTAGCGAACTTGGGCGCGTGCTTTACCGGGATCTGCAGGGACTACTCAAGTCGCCCTTCCGCTTTGTCTTCGTTGTGGGCCCTGTCCTTTCTTTCCTGCTGTTCGCACCCGCCTTGGCACAAGCCGTAGGGAGCATCCGTGTGGGAACGGTAGAGATGAACTACGCCGCCTTCGTGGTACCTGGCCTCCTGGTACTCAACTCCATGGCGCTCGGACTGAGAGCCTCCTTCTCGGTATGGATGGATAAGATGATGCGCCAGCTTGAGGTGTTGTTTGCCCTGCCCATCCGTCGGGCCACTCTGCTTGCCTCGATCTCGATCACCGGGGTTCTCGACGTACTTATGGTGAACTCGATCCTCATCCTCATATCGACGCCAGTGTTGGGCGACCGAATCAGATGGTCACTGGGCACAATTGCGGCAGTGTGGGTGGTGTCGGCGCTCTCCGGCGCGGCCTGGGCTTTACTGGGCGTGAGCGCGGCTGCGATCATAGAGCGGAGTGAGTCTTATAACCTGTTCATGAACCTGCTGGGCACGCCCCTCATGTTCACCTCCTGCGTGTACTATCCACTGGCGGCCATCCCGGGCTGGATCCGTCCCCTAGCCTATGTCAATCCTCTCACTTACGCCACGAACCTTCTGCGGGGCCTGCTTAGCGGTGCTCATGGGTGGCTGGGCCTAGACCTGATTGTGGTGGTCGTTTTCGTAGCTCTTGCGGCGGCCTCCGCCGCGTTCTTTTACCCGCGCTGCCTGAGATGA
- a CDS encoding phosphoenolpyruvate hydrolase family protein encodes MGKRIVRDVILQNLREKVNRGEPVIGCGAGTGISAKMAEAGGADLIIIYNSGRYRMSGRGSLAGLMPYGDANAIVVDMAREVIPVVKHTPVLAGVCGTDPFRDMEVFLEELIRINFSGVQNFPTVGLIDGVFRANLEGTGMGYDKEVEMIRLAREMGLLTAPYVFDEDQARRMAEAGADVLVPHVGLTTAGTIGATVALSLDEAIERVLAMAKAAREVNPDIIVLCHGGPLDEPANVARALERMPGIAGFFGASSIERLPTERAIREQVRAFKSLKLTRG; translated from the coding sequence ATGGGCAAGAGGATCGTGCGGGATGTAATCCTGCAGAACTTGCGCGAGAAGGTGAATAGGGGCGAACCCGTCATCGGTTGCGGGGCGGGTACCGGCATCTCGGCCAAGATGGCAGAGGCCGGCGGCGCAGACCTGATCATCATTTACAATTCGGGACGTTACCGCATGTCGGGGCGCGGCTCCCTGGCCGGCCTCATGCCATACGGGGACGCCAACGCCATCGTGGTGGACATGGCGCGTGAGGTTATCCCGGTGGTGAAGCACACGCCGGTTCTCGCCGGGGTGTGCGGGACGGATCCCTTCCGCGACATGGAGGTTTTCCTGGAGGAGCTCATCCGGATCAACTTCAGCGGCGTACAGAACTTCCCCACCGTGGGCTTGATCGACGGGGTATTCCGGGCCAACCTGGAAGGCACGGGCATGGGGTACGACAAGGAAGTGGAGATGATCAGGCTCGCCCGCGAGATGGGCCTGCTCACGGCGCCTTACGTGTTCGACGAGGACCAGGCGCGCAGAATGGCCGAGGCCGGTGCCGACGTTCTGGTTCCCCACGTGGGGCTCACCACTGCGGGCACCATCGGGGCGACTGTGGCACTTTCGCTGGACGAGGCCATCGAGAGAGTGCTCGCCATGGCGAAGGCGGCCCGTGAGGTAAACCCCGACATCATCGTACTGTGCCACGGAGGGCCGCTGGACGAGCCGGCCAACGTGGCCCGCGCCCTGGAGAGGATGCCCGGGATCGCCGGGTTCTTCGGTGCCTCCAGCATCGAACGGCTGCCCACCGAGCGCGCCATCCGGGAGCAGGTTCGGGCATTCAAGTCTCTCAAGCTGACCCGCGGGTGA
- a CDS encoding ATP-binding cassette domain-containing protein encodes MTAYDRPLERLAALLDHRRLRGRGHRVTGRPVVGLLPLGTLPCAVADCVLVVAEAAGQVKTTTGGGVYYGLLAAEISVEVLARALAEDTCLRSRGPGVIAGGGPATRYGCGSETRSQLFGKISRTHWRGRESLGMAHAVETEGLGKRYLNRWAVREVDLAVEQGTIFALLGPNGAGKTTTTRILTTIIRPDAGTARVCGYDVCSQSFQVRSCLALVPQGGGLGEQFNVHDNIWLYLILRGVRPSKARLLARDVLERFDLTEHMHKKSSELSGGLRRRVDVARALALPAQVLFLDEPTTGLDPVSRHTVWTRVQEAREQGSTVFLTTQAMDEVHELADEVCFLREGVVVWRGSKRSLLDELGQTAVSLMLGDVGNGAGGVSVAEVAEKLRAVQGVLQAKAAGEQPAALRLQLKGNGACLPEVIALLYGWGHRLAGLEVGAPTVEEAYLRLFGRDESRA; translated from the coding sequence GTGACCGCCTACGACCGCCCCCTCGAGCGCCTGGCGGCGCTCCTAGACCATCGGCGCCTGCGCGGCCGCGGCCACCGCGTCACGGGCAGGCCGGTGGTCGGCCTGCTCCCCCTCGGCACCCTGCCTTGCGCGGTGGCGGACTGCGTTTTGGTGGTGGCCGAAGCCGCCGGCCAGGTCAAGACCACGACGGGCGGCGGCGTGTACTACGGACTGCTGGCGGCCGAGATTTCTGTGGAGGTGTTGGCCCGCGCGCTGGCGGAGGACACCTGTCTGCGGAGTCGTGGGCCGGGTGTGATCGCCGGTGGAGGTCCCGCAACGCGGTACGGGTGCGGGTCGGAGACCCGCAGCCAGCTATTTGGAAAGATATCGCGAACTCATTGGAGAGGTAGGGAAAGTTTAGGGATGGCACACGCCGTCGAAACGGAAGGGCTGGGGAAGAGATACCTCAATAGGTGGGCCGTTAGGGAAGTCGACCTGGCGGTGGAACAGGGAACCATTTTCGCGCTCCTGGGGCCGAACGGTGCCGGCAAAACCACCACCACGAGAATCCTGACTACCATCATACGGCCCGATGCTGGAACGGCCAGAGTCTGTGGCTATGACGTATGCAGCCAATCGTTCCAGGTAAGAAGCTGCCTCGCTTTGGTCCCTCAGGGTGGAGGCCTTGGCGAGCAGTTCAATGTGCATGACAACATCTGGTTGTACTTGATCCTGCGAGGGGTGCGACCGTCTAAGGCGAGACTCCTGGCTCGTGATGTGCTGGAACGTTTTGACTTGACCGAGCACATGCACAAGAAATCCTCGGAGCTCTCAGGTGGTCTCAGACGACGGGTGGATGTGGCACGCGCTCTGGCATTGCCAGCACAGGTACTGTTCTTGGATGAGCCTACCACAGGCCTGGATCCTGTGTCGCGCCATACCGTGTGGACGCGCGTACAGGAGGCGCGTGAACAGGGTTCCACGGTGTTCCTGACCACCCAGGCGATGGACGAGGTGCATGAACTGGCCGATGAGGTTTGCTTCTTGAGAGAAGGTGTGGTGGTGTGGCGGGGCTCCAAGAGGTCTCTGCTGGATGAGTTGGGACAGACCGCTGTTTCCCTCATGCTGGGAGACGTCGGGAACGGGGCGGGCGGCGTGAGTGTAGCCGAAGTGGCGGAAAAACTGCGTGCCGTCCAAGGTGTATTGCAGGCGAAGGCTGCAGGGGAACAACCTGCCGCCTTGCGCCTACAACTGAAGGGAAACGGGGCCTGCTTGCCCGAGGTGATCGCTCTCCTGTACGGGTGGGGCCACCGGCTGGCAGGGCTCGAGGTCGGTGCTCCCACGGTGGAGGAAGCCTACCTGCGGCTGTTTGGGAGGGATGAAAGCCGTGCTTAG
- a CDS encoding Tm-1-like ATP-binding domain-containing protein: MRRDAGGKPGVLIMGILDTKGDEVRFLRDQVERAGGAPIVMELTVSGKAVGWADISIDEVAREAGVAAGALTGMPREKAADLVAKGATAIASRLVQEGRVGAVMGFAGSLGTSICTRVMQELPYGVAKLMLSTMASGDCRPYVDIKDIAMWYPVAEKGLNSVTVRILSAAAGAAVGAASAPEPAIATRPLIGYTMFGTTTPCVEVVRGYFEERGYDSMVVHAVGSGGRSMEEMIRSGFIAGMADVTTHELTDMVCGGVLSAGPGRLTAAGERGVPQVISTGGADMINFGPREQVVGKASLVTGRTFEEEEKLYPGRTIYRHNPMVTVIGTLPEEARALARAIAERLNRARGPTCVAVPMRGWSAYDIREPDLSLGWAGPGPGPFWDGGDPERPTWSKRSVAFLDELKEQVDLSRDNLEVLVADRHINEREFGLLLARILDDMLGGRWRKRMYGDLLPWVSPLQGC; this comes from the coding sequence GTGCGCAGGGATGCGGGTGGGAAACCGGGAGTACTGATCATGGGGATCCTGGACACCAAGGGGGACGAGGTCCGCTTTTTGCGCGACCAGGTCGAGCGGGCCGGCGGCGCGCCGATCGTGATGGAGCTGACGGTGAGCGGGAAAGCGGTGGGGTGGGCGGACATCTCCATCGACGAGGTGGCCCGGGAGGCCGGGGTTGCTGCCGGGGCGCTGACGGGAATGCCGCGGGAGAAGGCCGCCGATCTGGTGGCGAAGGGGGCTACGGCGATCGCGTCTCGCCTGGTACAGGAGGGCAGGGTGGGGGCCGTGATGGGGTTCGCCGGTTCCCTGGGGACCTCCATCTGTACCCGGGTCATGCAGGAGTTGCCTTACGGCGTCGCCAAGCTGATGCTCTCGACCATGGCTTCCGGTGATTGCCGCCCCTACGTCGACATCAAGGACATTGCCATGTGGTACCCGGTGGCGGAAAAGGGGCTCAACTCGGTGACGGTCAGGATCCTGAGCGCCGCCGCCGGGGCTGCCGTGGGTGCGGCCTCCGCTCCCGAACCGGCCATCGCCACCAGGCCTCTCATCGGTTATACCATGTTCGGTACCACCACCCCTTGCGTCGAGGTGGTGCGCGGCTACTTCGAGGAGAGAGGCTACGACTCGATGGTCGTCCACGCCGTGGGCAGCGGCGGCAGGTCGATGGAAGAGATGATCAGGAGCGGTTTCATCGCCGGGATGGCGGATGTCACCACCCACGAACTGACCGACATGGTCTGCGGGGGAGTGTTGAGCGCGGGGCCGGGCAGGCTGACGGCAGCCGGGGAAAGGGGCGTCCCCCAGGTGATCTCCACGGGCGGGGCGGACATGATCAACTTCGGGCCCCGGGAGCAGGTGGTGGGTAAGGCGTCGCTGGTCACGGGTCGCACCTTCGAGGAGGAAGAGAAGCTTTACCCCGGCCGCACCATTTACAGGCACAACCCCATGGTGACCGTGATCGGCACGCTGCCCGAAGAAGCCCGCGCCCTGGCCCGTGCCATCGCCGAGCGCCTGAACCGGGCCCGGGGACCCACCTGCGTGGCAGTCCCCATGAGGGGGTGGAGCGCGTATGACATCCGCGAACCCGATCTGTCGTTGGGGTGGGCGGGTCCCGGCCCGGGGCCGTTCTGGGATGGAGGAGACCCTGAACGCCCGACCTGGTCCAAGCGGAGCGTGGCATTTCTCGACGAGTTGAAGGAGCAGGTCGATCTTTCCAGGGACAACCTGGAGGTGCTGGTGGCGGACAGGCACATCAACGAGAGGGAATTCGGCCTGTTGCTTGCCCGCATCCTGGATGACATGCTGGGCGGGCGGTGGCGGAAGCGCATGTACGGGGATCTGCTGCCCTGGGTTTCCCCGCTGCAGGGCTGTTAG